Genomic DNA from Oryzomonas sagensis:
TCGTGGGGGGGATCGGGGTCATGAACATCATGCTGGTCTCGGTCACGGAGCGTACCCATGAGATCGGCATCCGCATGGCGGTGGGCGCCCGGCAGGATGACATCATGCAGCAGTTCCTCATCGAATCGGTGCTGGTCTGCCTCATCGGCGGCTCCATCGGCATCGTGCTTTCCTATGGCGTGGGGCTGGTCTTCCAGATGTTCGTCACGAGCTTTACCATGAAATTTTCCATCTTCTCCATCGTTTCGGCATTTCTCTGTTCATCCCTGATCGGGGTCATGTTCGGCTTCCTGCCGGCGCGCAACGCCGCCCGGCTCGACCCGATCGAAGCGCTGGCACGGGAGTAACGACCATGATGATCCGATACCGGGCGCTCGCCCTGCTGCTCGCCGCCGTCCTGCTGACGGGAGGGTGCAGCCTGCTGCCCCGCAGCGACTATACGCCCCCCCAGGTCAGCCTGCCCCGCCAGTGGCAGGGAGAGGCCACCACCGGCACGGCGGTAGCCGACGGGAAACAGTGGTGGAAGAGGTTCAACGATCCGCTGCTGAATGAGTTGATCGAGCGGGCGCTCACCACCAACAACGACCTGGCCGCGGCCGCCATCAAGGTCCGCCGGGCCCAGCTCACCGCCCGGCTGACCAACACCAACCTGACCCCCTCCGTAAGCGTTACGGGGAACAGCAGCATCAGCCGCGACCTGAAGAACCATGCCGACACCCAGACCCATAGCGTGACCGGGTCGCTCAGCTACGAGGTGGACCTGTGGGGGAGGCTTGACGCCACGCGGGACGCCAGCCGCTGGGAGGCCGAGGCCACGGAGGTGGACCGGCGGAGCACGGCCTTGTCGCTCATCGGCACCACGGCGGCGGATTACTGGCAGGTCGCCTACCTGAACCAGCTCATCACCCTCGGCGAGGCGAGCATCGCCTATGCGGAAAAGAGTCTGGAACAGGTGGAGGTGAAATACCGTGCCGGCGCCGTTTCCAGCCTGGACCTGGTCCAGGCCCGGCAGGCCGTGGCCACCCAGAAGGCCGACCTCGCCTCGCTCCTGCGCCAGCGGGCCGAGGCGCGCAACGCCCTGGCGATCCTGTTCGACCAGGCGCCGGAGAACAGCGTGCCTGAGCGCACGGCGTTGCCGGACGGCCCGTTGCCGGCCGTGGCGGCAGGCCTGCCGGCCAGCCTGTTGGGCCAACGTCCCGATGTGCACGCCGCCGAGCTGCGCCTCAAGGAATACCTGGCAAACGTGGACAGCACCCGGGCCAGCTACTACCCGGCGCTCACCCTGACCGGCAGCCTGGGGAGCAGCAGCACCAGCTTGGCGAATGTGCTGCAGAACCCGGTCGCCGCCCTGGGCGCCGGCCTGACCCTGCCGTTTCTCCAGTGGAACACCATGCAGTTGAACGTGAAGATCTCGGAGACGCAGTACGAACAGGCGGTGGTCTCCTTCCGGCAGACCCTGTACGCCGCCCTGAGCGACGTGGAGAACGCCCTGGCGGGGCGCACCCAGTACGAAGCGGAGGGGAAACGGTTGGAAGAGGCGCTGGCGCTGGCGCAGCGGTCCGAGGAGTTGGCCGGAATCCGCTACCGCGCCGGCTATACCGCGGTGCAACTCTGGCTGGATGCCCAGGAGAGCCGGCGCAGCGCCGAGAAGAGCCTGGCGGCGAACCGCCTGAACCGGCTCAAGAACCTGATGACGCTTTATCAGGCCTTGGGCGGGGAAACGGGGACGGTCGCGCAGGGGCACTAGACCTGGAGAATACCGGTCCACGAAAAGCACGAACGTCGATAAGGAGAGCAACTGTCAAAACGTCACAGGCTCTCTCTCACAAAGTTCACGGAGGCACCGAGAAAAGCTGTAAAACATTTTTGGTAAAGCCATCATCAAGAGCGTTGATTTTCACGTGCCTTGTCTCTGGTGTCCTCCGTGCCTCTGTGAGCGGGTGGGAGAACAGCTTTTATTAAACTGCAGCACATGCCTTTTCCAGGTTACATCTCCCGTAGAGCCTCCCTCAGCGCCGATAACCGGTAGGGTTTCTGGATGAAGCCCGCCAGCCCCTTGCCCGCAAACTTCTGGGTAACCTCCTGCTCATTGTAGCCGCTGGACATGATCACCTTGACATCGGGCCTTATACGCCTGAGCTCGCGGAAACACTGCTCGCCGTTCATGTGCGGCATGGTCAGGTCGAGAAGGACGAAGGCGATGTCGGGGATCTCTTTGAAGAGGGCTACCGCCTCCCTGCCGTCCCTGGCGGTGGTGGTGCTGAAACCCAGCTCTTCAAGCAGTTCCGACCCGATGCCGAGGATGGTCTCATCGTCATCCACGAGCAGGACCTTTCCCTCACCATGCCAGTCGTCTCGGCTGCTGTCGTGACCGGCCGGTTCGGCAGGGCGGCTGGCGGCAGGCAGCAGAATCTTGAAGGTGGTCCCTCTGCCCGGCTCGGTGTAGATTTTGATGGCGCCCTTGTGGCCCCGCAGAATGCCGAGGACGGCGGCCATGCCGAGGCCGCGGCCGGTAAACTTGGTGGTGAAAAAGGGGTCGAAGATCTTGGCGAGGGTCTCTTTGTCCATGCCGCAGCCGGTGTCGGCAATTTCCAGGTAGACATAGGGCCCTTCGGTGATGTCTTCATCGAGCCACGTGTCTTTTAAATAACCGGCATCACAGTCCATGCAACCGGTGGTGACGGCGATGACGCCGCTTGTATCGCCGATGGCTTCGGAGGCGTTGATAATCAGGTTCATGATTATCTGGCGCATCTGGGTAGTGTCGGCCTCCACGAGCGGCAGGTCCTTGGCGAGGTTGAGACGTAATAGGGCGTTCTTGGAGATGGATACCTCAAGCATGTGCAGCATCTCCGTCAGAAGGGAATTCACGTTGATGTGCTCGACAACGAATTTTCCCTTGCCCGAGTAGGCGAGCATTTGCTTGGCGAGGTCGGCCGCCTGGGCGGCGGCATTCTCTATCCGGTGCAGATTCTCGACGGCGGGGGATTCGGTGGTGATGCGCATCAAGGCCAGATCGGCATTGCCCATGATGGTCATCAGGATGTTGTTGAAGTCGTGGGCGATGCCGCCGGCCAATACCCCCAGGCTCTCGAGTTTCTGGGCGTGGAGGAGTTGCTGTTCCAACTTCAGACGCTCGCTTTCCACCCTTTTCCGGTCCTCGATGTTTCTCGATATGGCTATGATTCCCTTGATATGGGGGTTGGAAAGCTGGTTGCAGGCGCACCATTCCACCCAGGTGTAGCTGCCATCCTTGTTCCTGTACCGGTACTGCACGTTTGCGATCTTCTCCGGGTTTTTCAGGAGTTCGTTGAAGACGTGATCGACGCGCTCCCGGTCTTCCGGGTGGGCGAGATCAAGGGGCGTAAGCCCCAACATATCGTCTTGAGTATACCCGTGAATTCGTTCGGCCGAGGGCGAGTTGTATGCAAAAGCTCCATCTTTACCGATAATACTGATGATGTCGGGTGACAGGGACATAATGCTGCGGAAGCGCTCCTCGCTCCCCGAGAGTTCCCGGGTTTTATTGGAAACGGCTCTCTTCAGCAACCTCAACCACACCAGCAGCCCGGCCACGAGGGCGGCAATCACCAGGGCCGAATAGCCCACATATCGGACGTACGGCGAAGCGCTTATGGGTATCCCCAGCCATTTTTTATCGATGGCGCGGTATTCGGCAGGCGTGATGTCGGCAAAACCTTTCTCGACCACGGCCAGCAGATTGTTCCGGCCCTTGGGCACCGCACGGTGAAACTCGCCGCTGTAAAGCGGTGCCGTCTCCCGAAACTGATCCTGTATCCCCATTTTGTTCAAATGATATAAAGCCGGCGGGCGGTCGACGGTAAATACCTTCACCTTGCCGTCATGGGCCGCCTCAATGATCTTCTCGTAACTGGGGTATTCCACGATGTTGGTGACGCCATGTTTCCTGAGAACGTCAAGGACATTGCCGCCGGCCTTGGCGGCAACCATGAATCCCCTGGCGTCGTCAGGCCCGCTGATGCCGGAGATATCCTTGTGGAAAAACAGCGGTACGGGGATAACCGCGTAGGGCTTGGTAAAGTCATATATTTTCTCGCGCTTCTCGTTGCGGAAGATCGTATCGATCACATCGAACTCGCCCGCGTCCATTCTGCGTTGGGCATCGCTCCAGTCGGTTCCGGTCAGTTCAACATGGATTCCGGTTCTCTTCTCCCAAAGGTGCCACTGGTCAACGGTAATGCCTTTCAATTGCCCCTGGTCGCCTTTGAAGACATACGGCGGGTAATTGTTGTCCATGACAACGCGGATTGATGCGGGGGAGGCGGCGGAATTCCGCTGGGATGAGGCAATGCAGGTGGAAGCGGCAAGCAAAAAGGTTGATAATGCAAAGAATCGCAGCACGTAAGACGCAATGGGGATGATCATGGAGTTCACACGCCTCCTGGAGAATGTCGTTGCATGGCATGATTCCGGGTCGTTACGCTCAAAACGCGCCATATCTCGACAGGGTGGACAAACCGGCACCATTTTGTCTGCCGCTGTCGACAAACATTACCCCAGTGAGCGAAAAAATAACAATAATTTAATAATAAGACGGCCGTTGGGGGGCAAAGCAACAGGACACAGAGGAGATGACGGAGCCCATGCCCTCCGTGATCAGCGCTGGACGAATGCGAAGCTGCCCCCCAGGGCGGTGTAGGCGTCCATCATCCTGCCCAGCCCCTTCTTCTCCGCATCCGTGATCGCCCGCACCCGCTCGTCCGATTTCCCGATACAGGTGAGCGTCGCCTTGCGTGCCTTGATCAGGGCGCGCATGGCGTCGTAGGAGAGTTGATCCACCGGGGTGTCGAAATATTCGGCCACCTTGCCGGGGGACTTCTCCTGCTTGATGGCCGTGGCCGGTATGGTGAAGGTCTTGGCGTCCGCCTTGATCCTGAAGGCGGTTATGTCCAGAGCCCGTTTGCCCACGGACTGGATGCAGAACTTGGGCCAGACGCTCCCGGACACCTCCACCAGGTAGAGGAAAAGCCCTTCGCTGAATCTGTCCCGAGGGGTTGATTCATCCAGATAGCGCAAGGGGCTCTGGGTCGTGTCCGCCTCTTTCCTGATGCCGGGCAATTTGCGGGCGCGGGGGTTGGAGGCCAGCAGCTTCCGCAACTCCTCGTATTCCGCCGAGTCTTTGGGCGCCTTGCTCAGTTGCAGGTGCGCCGTGGAGTAGTCCCCCTGGCTCACCGCATCGCGGACGGCATCCGTGACCGATTTGGAGGTGGCCTTGGATATGATGTCCGCCTTTTCCGACTCGGAGACGATGACCGCAGGTTCTTTCTTCTTGTCGGACTGGAGCGTCGAAGAGTCGCCTTTGAAAAAATGGTTGAGGGCGAAGAACAGGAGGGGGGACAGGAGTACGATGCCGACAAAGATGATCGTGTAGCGGGTTTCCTCGGGCAGCGGTTTCTTGAACATTACCGGTTCCTTCTTTGCGGAAGATGGTCACACGTTCAACTGGTTATACGCTTAATGAAAAAAATATCCAGAGGAATGGGGGAGGGGAGGGACGGTCCCGGCAGGCTCAAAGACCTTCTCCAATCTTGCGGAGCGCCTCGTTGGCCGCCCCCCCCAGCCTTTGGCCGGGGGGGAAATAATCGGGATGGGGCCGCCTTCCCGGAGGGGGGCAGCCCGTCAGGAAAGCAGGTGCACGAAGAGGCCGCTCCGCAGTTTGGGCTCGAACCAGGTGGATTTGGGGGGCATGATCCGGTCCTGGTCGGCCAGTTCGATCAGCTCGCGGATCGAGGTCGGGTAGAGGGAGAAGGCCACGGCGTACTCGCCCGAATCCACCAGCTTCACCAGTTCATCGTTTCCCCTGATGCCGCCGACAAAATGGATGCGTTTGTCGGTGCGGGGATTGCCGATGCCCAGGATGGGGTCGAGCAGGCGGTCCTGGAGAATCGACACGTCCAGGCGGCCGACCGTGTCCGACTCGTCCACGATGGTGTCGCGGGCGTGGAGTTGATACCAGCGGCCATCCAGATACATGCCGAACTGATGGCGCTCGCACGGTATGACCGGCACCGGGGAAGGGAGGAGCGTGAAAGCCTCCTCCACCCGGGCCAGGAATTCGGCCGCAGTCCGGCCGTTCAAATCCTTGACGGCACGATTGTAAGGCATGATGTTGAGCTGGGTTTCGGGGAAGATGACGGTGAGGAAGACGTTGTACTCCTCCCGGCCGGTATGGCCCGGATTCTTCTCCCGGCGCAGTTCGCGCACCCGGCCGGCAGCGGCGCTGCGGTGATGGCCATCGGCCACGTACAGGCGGGGAATGGCGGCGAACAGGCCGGTCAGCCGGCCGATGAGCGTCTGGTCGGCGACGATCCAGAGGGTGTGGCTCACGCCGTCGTCGGTGGTGAAATCGTATTCGGGGGGCGCGGCCGTAATCCCCGAGATGATGGTCTCGATCTCTGCGCTGGAGCGGGAGAGGTAGAAGACCGGCTCGTCGTTGGCGTCCAGGCAGTCGATGTGCCTGACCCGGTCATCCTCCTTGTCGGCCCTGGTGAGCTCGTGCTTCTTGATGACGCCGGACTGATAGTCGTCCACGCTGGTGCAGACCACCAGACCGGTCTGGGTGATCTCCCCCATACGCTGGCGGTAGACGTAGAAGCATTCCCGGTCGTCCTGGACCAGGATGCCGCGCCGGATGAATTCTGCCAGGTTTTTCCTTCCCTGCACATAGACCGGCTCGTCGTGAGGGTCGGTCCCGGCGGCAAGGTCGATCTCGGGCCGGGAGACGTGCAGGAAACTGGCGGGGTTGCCGGCCGCCATCTGGCGGGCCTCTGCCACGTTCATTACGTCATAGGGGAGGGCCGCTACCTTGTCGGCCAGATCTTTGGGGGGGCGCAGTGCCCGGAACGGTTTGATGAATGCCATGGTAAAACCTCGTGGTCGTAGTCTGAATCAGTGATCCCCTCACCCGGCCTTCGGCCACCCTCTCCCCGTGGAAGAGGGCAGAGGGATATTCCTTCTCCCGGCGGGAGAAGGTGCCCCAAAGGGGCGGATGAGGGGGCTTTCGGCTTGCTGCTGAAAGCTTGTTCTGAGCCTATTGAAAATACCGGCGTGCGCCGATAAAGTGCCGCTCGAAATAACTTTCGTCAACAGCGGATACCTTGATGTCCTCGCCGCGGCGGGGGGCGTGCACGAACCTGCCGCTCCCCACGTAGATACCCACGTGGCTGATGCTGTCGGCCGATGAGCCGAAAAAGAGCAAATCCCCATCCCGCAGGTCATCCTTCGCTACCTGGTCGCCGGCCTTGAACTGGTCGCGGGAGGTCCGGGGAATGCTGAGGCCGCACAGGTTGTAGACCGCCCGCACAAAGCCGCTGCAATCCATGCCGTCCACCACGTTTTCCCCACCCCAGCGGTAGGGGATGCCCACGAAACGTTCGGCGGTGCGGGCGGCGATGGCCCCCATGTCCCGGTCGCCCCGCGCCGGCCTCGGCTGGGCGCTCTCCGCCATCTTGCCGGTCCGGGCCGTACCCTTGTCCCACGCCGTTTTGGAACCATCGGTGGAACGGGGCGAGGTGATCTCTTCCCCCACCGGTTTCTGCCACCCCGCTCCCCGGGGGCGGGCAAAGACGATCTCGTTGGGGGGGGCGATATAGTAGCCGCCGATCAGCCGGTCCGCCACCAGCCGTTTGGCCGCGGCGCGGGCCTTGTCCTTCGTGGCGAAGTCGCCGAAACGCACGGCATAGATACCGTTGTCCTTGCGGAAGTAAAAGGCCTCGATCCCCTTTTTCTGGAGGGTGTCGGTAAAACGCTCGGCATTCTTGACGTCGGCGAAGGCGCCCATCTGGATGGCGAAGCCCAGGCGGTCGAGCCCCGATGGCGAGGCCGCGTGCCCGCAACCCGGGCTGGAAAGGAGTACGATGGCGAATAAGGCGATGATGGCTGGTTTGCTGGTAGAGAACATGGCTCGAAGATGTCTTTGTTGTGACGTGATGAAAAGGGTCGAATGGAACTAGTATCCATAATTGACCACAGGGAGTAAAGAACTTTTTGTCCCGGTCGCCCGGCATGCTTGTCCCGATGCGGGAGACTCTCCCCCGTGGCCCTGTCAAGTAATGTCGCGCTTTGGGGAAAAAATAATTGCAGTTGCAAATTGCCTGAAATATCATATAATAACAAACATTGACAAAAGTTTGTTTATGTGCCCTTGCCCTGAAGAGAGGGAAATACCATGACGACATATCCGATAACAACAGGGGGAACGGCGGCGGCAACGGACACCGCGATGGTTGTGAACCCGGTGTCCGGCGGCGCCGAGGCGGCCAATCCGACGACGGATAGCCTGGCGGTCACCCCGGAGGCGAAAGCCGCCGCGGCTGATACGGTAACCCTGCTGGGCAAGGACCGGTCCCAAGCCCAAGCCGCCATGAAAGACACCTCAGGGGGCAAGAGCAACAAAATCGGCAGCCGGATCGGAGCGGTGCTCTTTACCTACAACTCGAAAGGCGACCTGCGCATCAGGTTCATGGACAGCACCAACACCCTGGTGTACCAGACGCCGCCGGTGATGATGGCGCGCATGATGGACCTCATGTTGCACGCCGGTTCATCGGTAAGCGCCCTGGTCTAGATTCCGCCTGTCATAAAAGTACCTAAAAAGCCGTTCTCCGGTCACCCCGGCAGAACGGCTTTTTTGCGTCGGCAGGCCGGCGTGCTAGTCCACATCGGCCGTCTGGCGGCGCACCCCCATGAGGTAGGCCACCACGAAATCGTCCAGGGCCCCGTCCAGCACCGCGTCCGGGTTGCCCGATTCCACGCCGGTCCGCAGGTCCTTGACCATCTTGTAGGGATGCAGCACGTAGGAGCGGATCTGGCTCCCCCAGCCGATCTCCTTCTTCTCCGCGGCGATCTCCGAGGCCTTGGCGTTTCGCTCCTCAACCTCCCGCTCGTACAACTTGGCCCGCAGCACCTTCATGGCCGTGGCCCGGTTGAGGATCTGGCTCCGCTCGCTCTGGCAGGCCACCACGATGCCGGTGGGCAGGTGGGTGATGCGCACGGCCGAGTCGGTGGTGTTGACGTGCTGACCGCCGGAGCCGCTGGAGCGGTAGGTGTCCACCCGCAGGTCCGAGTCGGAGATCTTGATGCTGATATCCTCCTCCTCGATCTCGGGAAAGGCGTAGACCGAGGCAAAAGAGGTGTGGCGGCGGGCGTTGCTGTCGAAGGGGGAGATGCGCACCAGGCGGTGGATGCCCGCCTCGGCCTTGAGGTGGCCGTAGGCATACTCGCCGCTGACGCTGAAGGTGGCGGATTTGATGCCCGCTTCGTCCCCGGCCTGGTAGTCGGTGATGGCGGTCTTCCACCCCCTCTTCTCACAGTAGCGCAGGTACATGCGCAGCAGCATCTCGGCCCAGTCCTGGGATTCCGTCCCGCCGGCCCCGGGGTTGATGGAGATGAAACAGGAGTTGCGGTCATGGGGGCCGGAGAGCATGCGCTGAAATTCGGCCGCCTCGACACCCTGCTGGAGGAGGTTGTTCATCTCCCTGACCTCGGCAAGGGTCGCCTCGTCCTGGGCCTCTTCGCCCAACTCGATCATTACCCGCACGTCGTCCAACTGCCGGGCGAGGGTATCCCAGCTCTGGAGGAGCTTTTCCAGGGCGGTGCGCTTGCGGAGGACCTCCTGGGATTTGTCGAGGGCATCCCAGAAGCCGGGTACCGCAATCTGCGCTTCGATCTCCTGGAGCGCTTCCCGCTTGTCATCTATGTCAAAGAGACCCCCGAAGTTTGGCGATCCGTTCCTCAAAGTCCTGCATTTTTGCCACTTCTTCACGAAACATGTTCTCGTACTCCTTGATGGTTAGTAAAAAGTAAATCCGCCACAGAGACACAGAGACACGGAGGTCCACAGAGAAAGGCAGAAAAACTATTGGGTCAAACCTCTCGGTTCCGTGTGGGCCTTGCCCTTGGTTTTCTGTGTGTCTCTGTGTCTCTGTGGCAGAAGTTAGGGTTACCCTGAAATCTGCGTTTTCCTTTTTTGCCTGAACCGGGCCAACAGGACTACGCCCAAGGTAAGCATAGCACAGAACCAGGCCGGCGAGTCGCCTATTTTCAGATACAGAGAGTCGCCGCTCCCCGGCTGGATTTCGCCGGTGCACACCTCCTCCTGGAAGATGGTGCTCATGGCGCGGATGTGGCCGTTCTGGTCGATAATGGCGCTGATGCCGGTGTTTGCGGCCCGGATCAGCGGCGTCCGGGTCTCCACGGCGCGGAACACCGCGATGGAAAAGTGCTGGTAGGGAGCCGATGAACGGCCGTACCAGGCATCGTTGGTGATGTTCACCAGGATGCGGGCGCCGTTATTCACATATTCCCGGGCCAGCTCGGGAAAGACCCCTTCGTAACAGACCAGAAGGCCCGCCCGGGTCTTGCCCACATCCAACGGAGCGGCCTGCTCGCCGGGGGAGAAGTCGCCGATCCCCACCACCAGCTTGCTGACGAAGGGGAGTAGACGTTTGAGCGGCACATATTCCCCAAAGGGGACCAGGTGCAGTTTGTCCCCCCTGGCGCCGGTTTCGCCGTTGGGAGCAACGACGAAGGCGCTGTTGAGGAAGGTGCGGGTGCCGTTACGCAGTTCGTGGGCCGGGCTGCCGAAGAGCACGTAGGCGTTGATCTCACGCGCCAGGGAGCGGATCCGCTCCGCCTGCCGGAATTCGTCCTGGAAGAAGAACGGTGCGGCGCTTTCCGGCCAGACCACCAGGTCGACCCCTCCACGTGCGGCCTCGCGGGTGAGCCGCTCGTAGATATCCATGGTCTGTCCCTGAAAGGCCGGGCTCCATTTCACATCCTGATCGATGTTCCCCTGGATCAGGGCCACCCTGAGGGGCGATGCGGCGCTTTTTTCCTCTCCGTTCAGACGGCTGAAGCCGTAGAAAAGGGTGGCGGCGAACAGGAACAGGAGCAACAGGGCGCTTTTGGCGGGATAGGGGACGTTCGCCCCGGAAACCGCCCGCAGCACCCGGTAGAGGACCACATTGGTCAGCACGATCAACAGGGTGATGCCGTAGACGCCGCTTAAGTCCGCAATCTGGATCAGCGGCAGGATGCGGTACTGGGAGTGCCCCAGCATGGCCCAGGGAAAGCCGGTGAGCAGAAAGGAGCGGAGAAAGTCCAGGGCCACCCAGGCCACCGGCAGGGTGAAGACCAGTTTGACCCTCCCCAGTTCCCCATAGCGGGCGATCAGGGTGGCCAGCCCGTAAAACAGGGCCAGCCAGGCCGCCAGGGCGAGGTAGAGCGGAATGCTGACCGCCCAGGGGAGATGGCCGAAGTGGGTGACGACGATATTGATCCAGTAGAGGATGAGGATGTAGGCGGCCAGACCGCAGGTAAAGCCCAGGCGAAAGGCCTGGCGCAGGGACGCCCCTTCCAGGGAGATCAACAGCGGTATCAGGGCGATCCAGGCCAGGAAGGACAATCCGGCCGTGGGAAAGGAAAGGGCGATCAGGACCCCGGAGGCGATGGCAAAGAGCCCCGGCCGGTCGAGGACCGCTGCCAGTTGGGTACGCAGGGATGAAGGTCTCACTCGTCACCCTGCGCTTTACCGGCAATTGCGTCCAGACGTGCGATGCGGACCTGTTTTACCTTGCGCTCGTCGGCGTCCAGAATGGTCAGGTGCAGGCCGGACCCCTCCATGGTGTCGCCGACGGCGGGGATCTTGCCGGTCAGATGGAAGATCAGGCCGCCCACGGTGTCGAACTTGTCCCGTTCGATCTCCACGTCGAAGTGGTCTTCCAGATCCTCCACCGGCATGCGGGCGTCGGCGGTGATGGAACCGTCGCTGTTGGCGGTGAAGAGCGCCTCTTCCCGGTCATACTCGTCCTGGATGTCGCCCACGATCTGTTCCAGCAGGTCTTCGATGGTGATCAGCCCCGAGGTGCCGCCGTATTCGTCGATGACGATGGCCAGATGGACCCGTTTGCGCCTGAATTCCTGGAGCAGCTCTTCCAGATCCTTGGTCTCGGGGATAAAGTAGGGGGGGCGTATGATGGCGCGTACCTGGAGTTGCTCCTGGCCGTTATCCCAGAATTTAAGCAGGTCCTTGGCGTAGAGCAGGCCGATGATGTTGTCGGTGGTGTTCTCGTAGACCGGGATGCGGGAGTGGCCGCAGGCGATGATGGTTTCCAGCATCTCGGGGATGCCGGCCTCAATGTTGACGCAGGCCATATCGGTACGGGGCACCATGATCTCGCGCACCACCGTCGTGCGCAGCGAGAAGATGGAGCGGATCATCTCGCTCTCCTCCTCGTTGACCAGCCCCTCCTCCTCGGTGGCCTCGATAAAATCGTGGATCTCCTCTTCGGTGATCTTTTTGCGTCCGGTCACGAACCGGCTCACCAATTCGATAAAACCGGACCTTTTACTGCCGCCCTCTTCCAATGCTCTTTCCTCCTTTATGATCCAAGAAACTTAAATACGTAGAGAACGATAAGCGTGAGCCCCGCCCCGAGGCATGAACCCGCCACCACCTCGCCCA
This window encodes:
- a CDS encoding efflux transporter outer membrane subunit, whose protein sequence is MMIRYRALALLLAAVLLTGGCSLLPRSDYTPPQVSLPRQWQGEATTGTAVADGKQWWKRFNDPLLNELIERALTTNNDLAAAAIKVRRAQLTARLTNTNLTPSVSVTGNSSISRDLKNHADTQTHSVTGSLSYEVDLWGRLDATRDASRWEAEATEVDRRSTALSLIGTTAADYWQVAYLNQLITLGEASIAYAEKSLEQVEVKYRAGAVSSLDLVQARQAVATQKADLASLLRQRAEARNALAILFDQAPENSVPERTALPDGPLPAVAAGLPASLLGQRPDVHAAELRLKEYLANVDSTRASYYPALTLTGSLGSSSTSLANVLQNPVAALGAGLTLPFLQWNTMQLNVKISETQYEQAVVSFRQTLYAALSDVENALAGRTQYEAEGKRLEEALALAQRSEELAGIRYRAGYTAVQLWLDAQESRRSAEKSLAANRLNRLKNLMTLYQALGGETGTVAQGH
- a CDS encoding transporter substrate-binding domain-containing protein; its protein translation is MIIPIASYVLRFFALSTFLLAASTCIASSQRNSAASPASIRVVMDNNYPPYVFKGDQGQLKGITVDQWHLWEKRTGIHVELTGTDWSDAQRRMDAGEFDVIDTIFRNEKREKIYDFTKPYAVIPVPLFFHKDISGISGPDDARGFMVAAKAGGNVLDVLRKHGVTNIVEYPSYEKIIEAAHDGKVKVFTVDRPPALYHLNKMGIQDQFRETAPLYSGEFHRAVPKGRNNLLAVVEKGFADITPAEYRAIDKKWLGIPISASPYVRYVGYSALVIAALVAGLLVWLRLLKRAVSNKTRELSGSEERFRSIMSLSPDIISIIGKDGAFAYNSPSAERIHGYTQDDMLGLTPLDLAHPEDRERVDHVFNELLKNPEKIANVQYRYRNKDGSYTWVEWCACNQLSNPHIKGIIAISRNIEDRKRVESERLKLEQQLLHAQKLESLGVLAGGIAHDFNNILMTIMGNADLALMRITTESPAVENLHRIENAAAQAADLAKQMLAYSGKGKFVVEHINVNSLLTEMLHMLEVSISKNALLRLNLAKDLPLVEADTTQMRQIIMNLIINASEAIGDTSGVIAVTTGCMDCDAGYLKDTWLDEDITEGPYVYLEIADTGCGMDKETLAKIFDPFFTTKFTGRGLGMAAVLGILRGHKGAIKIYTEPGRGTTFKILLPAASRPAEPAGHDSSRDDWHGEGKVLLVDDDETILGIGSELLEELGFSTTTARDGREAVALFKEIPDIAFVLLDLTMPHMNGEQCFRELRRIRPDVKVIMSSGYNEQEVTQKFAGKGLAGFIQKPYRLSALREALREM
- a CDS encoding DUF1015 domain-containing protein — translated: MAFIKPFRALRPPKDLADKVAALPYDVMNVAEARQMAAGNPASFLHVSRPEIDLAAGTDPHDEPVYVQGRKNLAEFIRRGILVQDDRECFYVYRQRMGEITQTGLVVCTSVDDYQSGVIKKHELTRADKEDDRVRHIDCLDANDEPVFYLSRSSAEIETIISGITAAPPEYDFTTDDGVSHTLWIVADQTLIGRLTGLFAAIPRLYVADGHHRSAAAGRVRELRREKNPGHTGREEYNVFLTVIFPETQLNIMPYNRAVKDLNGRTAAEFLARVEEAFTLLPSPVPVIPCERHQFGMYLDGRWYQLHARDTIVDESDTVGRLDVSILQDRLLDPILGIGNPRTDKRIHFVGGIRGNDELVKLVDSGEYAVAFSLYPTSIRELIELADQDRIMPPKSTWFEPKLRSGLFVHLLS
- a CDS encoding NlpC/P60 family protein translates to MFSTSKPAIIALFAIVLLSSPGCGHAASPSGLDRLGFAIQMGAFADVKNAERFTDTLQKKGIEAFYFRKDNGIYAVRFGDFATKDKARAAAKRLVADRLIGGYYIAPPNEIVFARPRGAGWQKPVGEEITSPRSTDGSKTAWDKGTARTGKMAESAQPRPARGDRDMGAIAARTAERFVGIPYRWGGENVVDGMDCSGFVRAVYNLCGLSIPRTSRDQFKAGDQVAKDDLRDGDLLFFGSSADSISHVGIYVGSGRFVHAPRRGEDIKVSAVDESYFERHFIGARRYFQ
- the prfB gene encoding peptide chain release factor 2 (programmed frameshift); translated protein: MFREEVAKMQDFEERIAKLRGSLDIDDKREALQEIEAQIAVPGFWDALDKSQEVLRKRTALEKLLQSWDTLARQLDDVRVMIELGEEAQDEATLAEVREMNNLLQQGVEAAEFQRMLSGPHDRNSCFISINPGAGGTESQDWAEMLLRMYLRYCEKRGWKTAITDYQAGDEAGIKSATFSVSGEYAYGHLKAEAGIHRLVRISPFDSNARRHTSFASVYAFPEIEEEDISIKISDSDLRVDTYRSSGSGGQHVNTTDSAVRITHLPTGIVVACQSERSQILNRATAMKVLRAKLYEREVEERNAKASEIAAEKKEIGWGSQIRSYVLHPYKMVKDLRTGVESGNPDAVLDGALDDFVVAYLMGVRRQTADVD
- the lnt gene encoding apolipoprotein N-acyltransferase is translated as MRPSSLRTQLAAVLDRPGLFAIASGVLIALSFPTAGLSFLAWIALIPLLISLEGASLRQAFRLGFTCGLAAYILILYWINIVVTHFGHLPWAVSIPLYLALAAWLALFYGLATLIARYGELGRVKLVFTLPVAWVALDFLRSFLLTGFPWAMLGHSQYRILPLIQIADLSGVYGITLLIVLTNVVLYRVLRAVSGANVPYPAKSALLLLFLFAATLFYGFSRLNGEEKSAASPLRVALIQGNIDQDVKWSPAFQGQTMDIYERLTREAARGGVDLVVWPESAAPFFFQDEFRQAERIRSLAREINAYVLFGSPAHELRNGTRTFLNSAFVVAPNGETGARGDKLHLVPFGEYVPLKRLLPFVSKLVVGIGDFSPGEQAAPLDVGKTRAGLLVCYEGVFPELAREYVNNGARILVNITNDAWYGRSSAPYQHFSIAVFRAVETRTPLIRAANTGISAIIDQNGHIRAMSTIFQEEVCTGEIQPGSGDSLYLKIGDSPAWFCAMLTLGVVLLARFRQKRKTQISG